A stretch of the Poseidonibacter parvus genome encodes the following:
- a CDS encoding FeoA family protein produces the protein MTLDKLNIGESAIIKAVNCENALKNRFYSFGMVKGSKVYIEEVTLTKSTMEIRINTTKVAIRLSEAKKIEIENEQ, from the coding sequence ATGACTCTAGATAAACTAAATATCGGAGAAAGTGCAATAATAAAAGCAGTAAACTGCGAAAATGCACTTAAGAATAGATTCTATTCTTTTGGAATGGTAAAAGGTTCAAAAGTATATATAGAAGAAGTGACTTTAACAAAAAGTACAATGGAGATAAGAATCAATACAACTAAAGTTGCAATTAGATTATCAGAAGCTAAAAAAATCGAGATAGAAAATGAACAATAA
- a CDS encoding ParA family protein — MQIIIYNQKGGVGKSMLATQLALYFDTTIIELDPYGMLNDTLGDDIVYKVELNEKVPEIKEGDVIYDFGGFDDLRLDEISKSADLIIIPFNPTINSLGTTLKSYNRVKTQNVPVLFVVNAVLNDKDVEESISFIKENTQDEIDFFVIPHTRALQTVENEGVSIIEFANSSGLRKHTYRKISGIMKDFVKKIEEYLE, encoded by the coding sequence ATGCAAATAATTATATATAATCAAAAAGGTGGAGTTGGAAAGTCAATGCTTGCAACTCAATTAGCACTTTATTTTGATACAACTATAATCGAATTAGATCCATATGGAATGTTAAATGATACATTAGGTGATGATATTGTTTATAAAGTTGAACTAAATGAAAAAGTACCTGAAATAAAAGAGGGTGATGTTATTTATGATTTTGGTGGTTTTGATGATTTAAGATTAGATGAGATATCTAAAAGTGCTGATTTGATTATCATTCCCTTTAACCCAACTATTAATTCTCTTGGAACTACACTAAAAAGTTATAACAGAGTAAAAACTCAAAATGTACCTGTGTTATTTGTAGTGAATGCAGTTTTAAATGATAAAGATGTTGAAGAATCAATAAGTTTCATAAAAGAAAATACACAAGATGAGATTGATTTTTTCGTAATACCACATACAAGAGCTTTACAAACAGTTGAAAATGAAGGTGTTAGTATAATCGAATTTGCAAATAGTTCAGGCTTAAGAAAACACACATACAGGAAAATAAGCGGAATTATGAAAGATTTTGTAAAGAAAATAGAAGAGTATTTAGAATAA
- a CDS encoding NUDIX hydrolase: MIKLYNTKEEFQGIVLIQRLNEPKGIAIPGGFVDVGESVEDAAIREMKEEVTLDVSIEKLQGVYSNPKRDKRFHCASCVFVCKAYGTPKAADDAKEVYIYPIKDIPYEKLVFDHAEILRDFVKNFNTKK; the protein is encoded by the coding sequence ATAATTAAGCTCTATAATACTAAAGAAGAATTTCAAGGAATAGTTTTAATACAAAGATTAAATGAACCAAAAGGAATAGCAATTCCTGGTGGCTTTGTAGATGTAGGTGAAAGTGTAGAAGATGCAGCAATACGAGAAATGAAAGAAGAAGTAACTTTAGATGTGAGTATTGAAAAACTTCAAGGTGTTTATTCAAACCCAAAAAGAGATAAAAGATTTCATTGCGCATCATGCGTTTTTGTATGTAAAGCTTATGGAACACCAAAAGCAGCTGATGATGCAAAAGAAGTTTATATCTATCCTATAAAAGATATTCCTTATGAAAAACTAGTTTTTGATCATGCAGAAATTTTAAGAGATTTTGTTAAGAACTTTAATACAAAAAAATAA
- a CDS encoding Opr family porin, which translates to MKKQLSIITSAVILSTSFAYAESENVNEAFKNGSVSGDLSAYTQQVDDGTSKSGFSSATFGLNYETGSVNGFSAQAGFRANHELSSKNDGDYNGEFANNALMTLANIKYSNNIATIIAGRQEIDLEWIGDYNDALLAKLTPMDNLEITAAFARRQAAAGVDESTDFEKIGEDGVYLIDAKFEALKGLVLNPYFYEAKDVASYYGLKATFDNDMFGLTGHYAQSNEDDNSIKDASIYNLEARTSVANLDLALGYIKTDEDISSIATAGDNIDPTEEIGDSVYATDSKTIYASAGYTIADIELSAGYAQAKYSNNKDKEFVVGAGYSFVENLSAEVLYVDYEIADVDQSKVAATLTYEF; encoded by the coding sequence ATGAAAAAACAATTAAGTATTATTACAAGCGCGGTAATTTTATCAACTAGTTTTGCATATGCAGAATCTGAAAATGTAAATGAAGCTTTCAAAAATGGAAGTGTATCAGGTGATTTATCAGCGTACACTCAACAAGTTGATGATGGAACATCTAAATCAGGATTTTCATCTGCAACATTTGGTTTAAATTATGAAACAGGTAGTGTAAATGGATTTTCTGCACAAGCTGGATTTAGAGCAAATCATGAATTATCAAGTAAAAATGATGGTGACTATAATGGTGAGTTTGCAAATAATGCATTAATGACATTAGCTAATATTAAATACTCAAATAATATTGCAACTATAATTGCAGGTAGACAAGAGATAGATTTAGAATGGATTGGTGATTACAATGATGCACTTTTAGCAAAACTAACACCAATGGATAACCTTGAAATAACAGCAGCTTTTGCAAGAAGACAAGCAGCGGCTGGTGTTGATGAAAGTACAGATTTTGAAAAAATCGGAGAAGATGGTGTATATTTAATTGATGCGAAATTTGAAGCATTAAAAGGTTTAGTACTAAACCCTTACTTTTATGAAGCAAAAGATGTAGCTTCTTACTATGGTTTAAAAGCTACTTTTGATAATGATATGTTTGGACTTACAGGACATTATGCACAGAGTAATGAAGACGATAATTCAATAAAAGATGCTTCTATTTATAATCTAGAAGCTAGAACATCAGTAGCAAATCTTGACTTAGCTCTTGGATATATTAAAACAGATGAAGATATTTCTTCAATTGCAACAGCTGGAGATAATATTGACCCTACGGAAGAAATTGGTGACTCTGTATATGCAACAGATTCAAAAACTATATATGCAAGTGCAGGATATACAATTGCAGATATTGAATTATCAGCAGGATATGCTCAAGCTAAATATTCAAATAATAAAGATAAAGAGTTTGTTGTTGGTGCAGGGTATAGTTTTGTAGAAAATTTATCTGCTGAAGTTTTATATGTTGATTATGAAATTGCAGATGTTGATCAATCAAAGGTTGCTGCAACACTTACATACGAATTTTAA
- a CDS encoding flavodoxin: protein MSTALFYASSTGNSEEIADKIASELGGIEIFDLSSSSVEKINEYDKVILGGSTWGDGELNDDWDEAWDSFKTLDLTDKTIALFGLGDQDGYPDEFCSALGIIYEQVSTSGAKIVGFTSTDGYDFDDSKAVIDGKFVGLVIDEDNQDDLTDERISSWAENIKADIL from the coding sequence ATGTCAACAGCCTTATTTTATGCAAGTAGTACAGGAAATTCAGAAGAGATTGCAGATAAAATTGCAAGTGAACTTGGAGGGATTGAAATTTTTGATCTAAGTTCTTCTAGTGTTGAAAAAATCAATGAATATGATAAAGTGATTTTAGGTGGTTCAACATGGGGTGATGGTGAATTAAATGATGATTGGGATGAAGCTTGGGATTCATTTAAAACGCTTGATTTAACAGATAAAACAATAGCATTATTTGGTTTAGGTGATCAAGATGGTTATCCTGATGAATTTTGTAGTGCTTTAGGAATTATTTATGAACAAGTAAGTACTAGTGGTGCTAAAATTGTAGGTTTTACATCGACTGATGGTTATGATTTTGATGATTCAAAAGCTGTAATAGATGGAAAATTTGTAGGTTTAGTTATTGATGAAGATAATCAAGATGATTTGACTGATGAAAGAATTTCATCATGGGCTGAAAATATCAAAGCTGATATTCTATAA
- a CDS encoding CPXCG motif-containing cysteine-rich protein, giving the protein MNIQCPYCLQAVTVLVDTGVYEYTTLIDDCEVCCRPIEISYIVEDGVVSSLSYNIIEGNEN; this is encoded by the coding sequence ATGAATATACAATGCCCTTATTGCTTACAAGCTGTTACAGTTTTGGTTGATACTGGTGTTTATGAATACACAACATTAATTGATGATTGTGAGGTTTGTTGCAGACCAATTGAAATATCTTATATCGTCGAAGACGGTGTAGTTTCGAGCTTATCTTATAATATTATCGAAGGAAATGAAAACTAG
- a CDS encoding DUF2325 domain-containing protein, which yields MSVLIIGGDQISSISTMLKGLGAQTINHWDARKKSSAPKKKVPQDTDCILMLTSFLNHNTMLKYKNEAKKKNIPFICAKRSVSCVYEEYVKIMGIENCDQCYANCKGKK from the coding sequence ATGAGTGTATTAATTATAGGAGGAGATCAAATCTCTTCAATTTCAACAATGCTTAAAGGTCTTGGTGCCCAAACAATCAATCATTGGGATGCAAGAAAAAAGTCTTCAGCTCCAAAAAAGAAAGTACCACAAGATACTGACTGTATTTTAATGCTTACATCATTTTTAAATCATAATACAATGCTTAAATATAAAAATGAAGCTAAAAAGAAAAATATTCCTTTTATCTGTGCAAAAAGATCAGTTTCATGTGTATATGAAGAGTATGTAAAAATCATGGGAATTGAAAATTGTGATCAATGTTATGCCAATTGTAAAGGAAAAAAATAA
- a CDS encoding Fur family transcriptional regulator: MISTEEAIEELKKIVKQKGLKYTEQREIVLNILIHAEDHLTAEEVYNEIKSQDNNSNIGIATVYRALSFLEEVDLITSINFGTDGKKYESNAKSHHDHLICTECGKIIEFLDDEIEKRQERIAKKNKFKITSHSMQLYGVCSDCQ; encoded by the coding sequence ATGATTAGCACAGAAGAGGCAATTGAAGAACTAAAAAAGATTGTTAAGCAAAAAGGTCTTAAATATACAGAACAAAGAGAAATCGTATTAAATATATTAATTCACGCAGAAGACCATTTAACAGCTGAAGAAGTTTATAACGAAATAAAATCACAAGATAACAACTCAAATATTGGTATTGCTACAGTATATAGAGCACTTAGTTTTCTTGAAGAAGTTGATTTAATCACATCTATTAACTTTGGAACAGATGGTAAAAAATATGAAAGTAATGCAAAATCTCATCATGATCACTTAATTTGTACAGAGTGTGGTAAAATTATTGAATTTTTAGATGATGAAATAGAAAAAAGACAAGAAAGAATTGCTAAGAAGAATAAGTTTAAAATTACAAGTCACTCAATGCAACTATATGGTGTATGTTCAGATTGTCAATAA